ACCATTTTTCTTCATTTTCATGTTGAAAGACCATGAAAAATTCGCTCCTCAGATTTATGGTATCTTTTCTGGGGAACGCCGCACATGGGTGAAAAAAACATTAGAAGAAATTGATAACGTATTAAGAAGCTATGTACAAGGACAAGTATTGGTCAGCTTTTTACTCGCAATCATGATGTATATTGGCTATTTAATCATTGGTTTGGAATATTCATTATTACTTGCCTTATTTGCATTTTTTATGAATATGATTCCATTTATCGGTCCGTGGCTTTCCCTTGTACCGGCAGTGATTGTAGCACTTCTGAATAATCCGTTTGACGTTATTTGGGTTGGTGTTGTAACGCTTGTCGCACAGCAAGTAGAAAGTAACTTAATCACACCAAATGTTATGGGACGATCTTTGGATATTCACCCGTTGACAGTCATTTCAATCGTATTGGCAGCAGGTAATATTGCCGGGTTTATCGGAATTCTGATTGCGATCCCTACGTACTGTGTCATTAAAGTAATCGTTCAAAATATTTATGAAGAACGAAAACAGATTAAAGAGACTGCCAATAAGACGATATAACCTAGTTTATATGGCTAAGTTGCGGAGCATATGTGATAAGCATATGCTTCGCTTTTTAATTTTCGCCGGACACTGTATACTTAATAATTGAAAAGACATTTAAAAGGAGCAGACAATGCTAACATTTGAACAAAAACAAGAAATTATCGAATCATTTCCTCAGTTGACTAAAAAGGAAATTTCATTAAAACGTGTGAACTACCACTTTGAAGAAAGTCTTTACGAAAAATCGATTGTTGTAGAAAAGTTGCATCCAAACGGCAATGGCTTTGTTTTCGTAGGCGACTTATTGAAATATGAAAAAGAAGCTGGCGATAACGGGCTTGTTAATATTCGCGACTATAGTGAAGAAGCGTTACGTGAAATAGTGCGCGACTCGATTAACTATTTATCTGAGGAAGAAGAAGAGATTTTACCGATTGTCGAGACATGGACATCGCGTGAAGGAACAAAACTAGAGCTGGAGTTTAATGACCGTTCTTGGAATATTTACCATCAAGGAAATTTAGAGGAATCTTTCGGTACGCGTGAAGACGCTGTCGCTTATTTACGTGAGGAAGGTTTCCGACTTTCAAAATAGATAAGTGAGGGAATTGAAGAATGACACAACAGAATTCATCGAAAGAAATGTCCGGAAATAAAATGGTCAAAATTATCGTCGGTACAATTTTAGTAGCATCCATTGTGATTGTCATTGCAATTCAAGCATTTTACATGTTGTGGGAACCTAAAGACCCGAAACAAATCGAGTTGAACAAAAGTGAAGAGTCGAGCAATGTAAGTTCAGTTATGCTTCCGTTTGAGGAGCAGCTGTATTTAGGTTAGGCAGATTGCTTCAATTTCTAAAATCCTTTTCGTCGGTATAGCGGCGGGGGGATTTTTTTGTTTGAGGTGCGGGGCGGTGGTGTTGGTTTTCTAATAAAGGCAACGGAAGTATTAATATCCACACTATTTCTTCTAATATCTTCACCAATTGTTCTAATAAACTCAAACCCGGTTAGCCGGCCCCCTATAAATAAAAGAAAAGTCACCAGTTTCACCCAGTCTTCTAATAAAAGCAACGGAATTTTTAATTCCCCCGACAAATGTTCTAATAACAGAAACAAAAAAAGCCGCCCAGCCCACTTACAACAGGCCGGACGACTATTTATTAACATTATCTCGTATTCTTCTTAAACGGCAGCCACCAGTTCCAGTCGCCAAACAGTTTCATGAAGCTTGGGACAAGCATCAGGCGGATGACTGTTGCGTCAATAGCAATAGCGATCGCAATACCGACTCCGATTTGCTTCACGGGCATGACATCCGTAAATGCGAATGCTCCTGTAATGACAATCATAATAAGCGCTGCCGATGTAATGATTTTACTTGTCGAGACAAGTCCATCGACCGTTGCCTTCGTATTAGTTGCCCCTTTTAAATATTCTTCCTGAATACGGGAAATTAAAAATACTTCATAGTCCATACTTAAGCCGAACACTAAGCAGAAGGTCAACACCGGAATAATCAATACAATTGTCGTTGCTTCCAAACCGAAATGGCCATATTGGAAAATGTATACAAGAATACCGAATGTCGCACCTAAGCCAAGGATATTCATTAAGATTGCTTTCAACGGAATTAAAATCG
This sequence is a window from Solibacillus isronensis. Protein-coding genes within it:
- a CDS encoding AI-2E family transporter — encoded protein: MTRKLWFQVGVGILLTLLIIKYFIEIHSIFNPIIIIFTTILVPLLLGGVLYYISEPLQRILEKRGMPRWGSLITIVLIIAGLFASFLILVGTPIANQVNRLVENAPTIAKDIEEAADFILDNKENIPMLPPQVEEFIASVTNSIQDIAVASSKYLVSFLSGAVTVTLTLVLAPFFFIFMLKDHEKFAPQIYGIFSGERRTWVKKTLEEIDNVLRSYVQGQVLVSFLLAIMMYIGYLIIGLEYSLLLALFAFFMNMIPFIGPWLSLVPAVIVALLNNPFDVIWVGVVTLVAQQVESNLITPNVMGRSLDIHPLTVISIVLAAGNIAGFIGILIAIPTYCVIKVIVQNIYEERKQIKETANKTI